One region of Brachyhypopomus gauderio isolate BG-103 chromosome 9, BGAUD_0.2, whole genome shotgun sequence genomic DNA includes:
- the frk gene encoding tyrosine-protein kinase FRK isoform X1 has protein sequence MDLRDRIVACCQITFPCLKKKPTPTSNEKRDIIVIQNVPDPFNVPQATVPMSDNTYIALYGYTARTAEDLSFNAGDTLQALDKSCGDWWLARALTGVSQNKQGYIPANYVAPVESLDAELWYFAGVKRVDAEKLLLSGENQNGAFLIRDCESQVGELSLSVLDQGRVKHYKVKRLDNGLYFVSSNRAFPTLKELVQYYSNNDDGLCVRLGLPCRKSEAPQTHGLSYNTADHWEIPRSSIQLMRKLGAGQFGEVYEGRWNNTTPVAVKTLKPGSMDSLDFLREAQIMKKLRHPKLIQLYAVCTMGEPVYIITELMSNGSLHEYLQKDRGAHLRINDQIEMSAQVASGMAYLEQQNYIHRDLAARNVLVGDNNVVKVADFGLARVFLKDNDPSSDGDENVYEAREGTKFPVKWTAPEAIHDNKFSIKSDVWSFGILVYEIMTFGQMPYPTLTNYQVVQKLRTGYRMACPPGCPKVLYDIMMECWKDAPSDRPTFETLQWKLEDYFDLDDSSYDDASRY, from the exons ATGGATCTACGGGACCGAATAGTCGCGTGTTGTCAGATTACGTTCccgtgtttaaaaaaaaaaccaactccGACCTCAAATGAGAAAAGGGATATTATAGTCATCCAAAATGTTCCGGATCCGTTCAATGTCCCACAGGCGACCGTGCCGATGTCGGACAACACGTACATTGCACTGTACGGTTACACGGCTCGCACGGCCGAGGATCTGAGCTTTAATGCGGGGGACACGCTGCAGGCCCTGGATAAGAGCTGCGGGGACTGGTGGCTGGCCAGGGCGCTGACGGGGGTTTCGCAGAACAAGCAGGGCTACATTCCTGCTAACTATGTGGCGCCCGTGGAGAGTCTCGACGCGGAGCT GTGGTACTTTGCAGGCGTGAAGCGCGTTGATGCTGAGAAATTGCTCCTTTCTGGAGAAAACCAGAATGGAGCTTTTCTCATCAGGGATTGTGAGAGCCAGGTTGGGGAACTATCCctctcag tGTTGGATCAGGGCAGAGTGAAGCACTATAAGGTCAAGCGTCTGGATAATGGACTGTACTTTGTCTCCAGCAACCGTGCTTTCCCCACTCTGAAGGAGCTGGTACAGTATTACAGCAACAACGACGATGGGCTCTGCGTACGCCTCGGACTGCCCTGCAGAAAG TCTGAAGCCCCACAGACTCATGGTCTGTCCTACAACACTGCGGATCATTGGGAGATACCGCGCAGTTCTATTCAGCTGATGAGGAAGTTGGGAGCAGGTCAGTTTGGAGAGGTTTACGAGGGCCGGTGGAACAACACCACTCCTGTCGCTGTTAAAACTCTCAAACCAg GCAGCATGGATTCCCTGGACTTCCTGCGTGAGGCTCAGATCATGAAGAAGCTGAGACACCCCAAGCTGATCCAGCTGTATGCTGTGTGCACCATGGGAGAGCCCGTCTACATCATCACTGAGCTCATGAGCAACGGCAGCCTGCATGAGTACCTgcaga AAGACCGAGGGGCGCATTTGCGAATCAATGACCAGATTGAGATGTCTGCTCAGGTGGCTTCAGGAATGGCCTACCTGGAGCAGCAGAACTACATCCACAGAGACCTGGCCGCTCGCAATGTCCTGGTGGGGGACAACAACGTGGTCAAAGTGGCAGATTTTGGTCTCGCACGAGTTTTCCTG AAAGATAATGACCCAAGCAGTGATGGTGATGAGAATGTGTACGAGGCCCGGGAGGGGACCAAGTTCCCGGTGAAGTGGACGGCTCCGGAGGCCATTCACGACAACAAGTTCTCCATTAAATCAGACGTCTGGTCCTTTGGCATCCTGGTGTATGAAATCATGACCTTTGGGCAGATGCCCTACCCAA CTCTCACTAACTACCAGGTGGTACAGAAACTCCGCACAGGCTATAGGATGGCGTGTCCCCCAGGCTGTCCCAAAGTGCTGTACGATATCATGATGGAGTGCTGGAAGGATGCACCCAGTGACCGGCCAACCTTTGAAACCCTGCAGTGGAAGCTGGAAGACTATTTCGACCTGGACGACAGTTCCTACGACGACGCCAGCCGCTACTGA
- the frk gene encoding tyrosine-protein kinase SRK2 isoform X2, whose product MDLRDRIVACCQITFPCLKKKPTPTSNEKRDIIVIQNVPDPFNVPQATVPMSDNTYIALYGYTARTAEDLSFNAGDTLQALDKSCGDWWLARALTGVSQNKQGYIPANYVAPVESLDAELWYFAGVKRVDAEKLLLSGENQNGAFLIRDCESQVGELSLSVLDQGRVKHYKVKRLDNGLYFVSSNRAFPTLKELVQYYSNNDDGLCVRLGLPCRKSEAPQTHGLSYNTADHWEIPRSSIQLMRKLGAGQFGEVYEGRWNNTTPVAVKTLKPGSMDSLDFLREAQIMKKLRHPKLIQLYAVCTMGEPVYIITELMSNGSLHEYLQNRGAHLRINDQIEMSAQVASGMAYLEQQNYIHRDLAARNVLVGDNNVVKVADFGLARVFLKDNDPSSDGDENVYEAREGTKFPVKWTAPEAIHDNKFSIKSDVWSFGILVYEIMTFGQMPYPTLTNYQVVQKLRTGYRMACPPGCPKVLYDIMMECWKDAPSDRPTFETLQWKLEDYFDLDDSSYDDASRY is encoded by the exons ATGGATCTACGGGACCGAATAGTCGCGTGTTGTCAGATTACGTTCccgtgtttaaaaaaaaaaccaactccGACCTCAAATGAGAAAAGGGATATTATAGTCATCCAAAATGTTCCGGATCCGTTCAATGTCCCACAGGCGACCGTGCCGATGTCGGACAACACGTACATTGCACTGTACGGTTACACGGCTCGCACGGCCGAGGATCTGAGCTTTAATGCGGGGGACACGCTGCAGGCCCTGGATAAGAGCTGCGGGGACTGGTGGCTGGCCAGGGCGCTGACGGGGGTTTCGCAGAACAAGCAGGGCTACATTCCTGCTAACTATGTGGCGCCCGTGGAGAGTCTCGACGCGGAGCT GTGGTACTTTGCAGGCGTGAAGCGCGTTGATGCTGAGAAATTGCTCCTTTCTGGAGAAAACCAGAATGGAGCTTTTCTCATCAGGGATTGTGAGAGCCAGGTTGGGGAACTATCCctctcag tGTTGGATCAGGGCAGAGTGAAGCACTATAAGGTCAAGCGTCTGGATAATGGACTGTACTTTGTCTCCAGCAACCGTGCTTTCCCCACTCTGAAGGAGCTGGTACAGTATTACAGCAACAACGACGATGGGCTCTGCGTACGCCTCGGACTGCCCTGCAGAAAG TCTGAAGCCCCACAGACTCATGGTCTGTCCTACAACACTGCGGATCATTGGGAGATACCGCGCAGTTCTATTCAGCTGATGAGGAAGTTGGGAGCAGGTCAGTTTGGAGAGGTTTACGAGGGCCGGTGGAACAACACCACTCCTGTCGCTGTTAAAACTCTCAAACCAg GCAGCATGGATTCCCTGGACTTCCTGCGTGAGGCTCAGATCATGAAGAAGCTGAGACACCCCAAGCTGATCCAGCTGTATGCTGTGTGCACCATGGGAGAGCCCGTCTACATCATCACTGAGCTCATGAGCAACGGCAGCCTGCATGAGTACCTgcaga ACCGAGGGGCGCATTTGCGAATCAATGACCAGATTGAGATGTCTGCTCAGGTGGCTTCAGGAATGGCCTACCTGGAGCAGCAGAACTACATCCACAGAGACCTGGCCGCTCGCAATGTCCTGGTGGGGGACAACAACGTGGTCAAAGTGGCAGATTTTGGTCTCGCACGAGTTTTCCTG AAAGATAATGACCCAAGCAGTGATGGTGATGAGAATGTGTACGAGGCCCGGGAGGGGACCAAGTTCCCGGTGAAGTGGACGGCTCCGGAGGCCATTCACGACAACAAGTTCTCCATTAAATCAGACGTCTGGTCCTTTGGCATCCTGGTGTATGAAATCATGACCTTTGGGCAGATGCCCTACCCAA CTCTCACTAACTACCAGGTGGTACAGAAACTCCGCACAGGCTATAGGATGGCGTGTCCCCCAGGCTGTCCCAAAGTGCTGTACGATATCATGATGGAGTGCTGGAAGGATGCACCCAGTGACCGGCCAACCTTTGAAACCCTGCAGTGGAAGCTGGAAGACTATTTCGACCTGGACGACAGTTCCTACGACGACGCCAGCCGCTACTGA